A single region of the Gilliamella apis genome encodes:
- the trmA gene encoding tRNA (uridine(54)-C5)-methyltransferase TrmA, giving the protein MTESFSNDKYNQQLQNKITNLKKLLSDFSLPDLQVFSSPISHYRMRAEFRIWHSGEELYHIMYDKKTKKRVRIDSFPIASQLINRAMQTILPLLQYNDKLRHQLFQIDYFSTLSGQLLITLLYHKKLDDQWIIEAERLKQQLAERGIIANLVGRASNQKIAVNVDYVDETLPIFDNNFSYRQVENSFTQPNAAINIKMLEWAISVTKDSKGDLLEFYCGNGNFSIALAQNFRKVLATEIAKASVYSAQHNIKVNNIDNLIIARLSAEEFTSAIKKERQFNRLQGINLDDYQCQTVLVDPPRAGLDDNTLEIIQSYQRIIYISCNPNTLKNNLEQLTKTHQIEHFAMFDQFPYTDHIETGIVLRKN; this is encoded by the coding sequence ATGACAGAATCTTTTTCTAACGACAAATATAACCAGCAGTTACAAAATAAAATAACCAATTTAAAAAAATTATTATCTGATTTTTCATTACCCGATTTACAGGTTTTCTCTTCACCAATTAGTCACTATCGTATGCGAGCTGAATTTAGAATTTGGCATAGCGGTGAGGAGCTTTATCATATTATGTATGATAAAAAAACTAAAAAAAGAGTAAGAATTGATAGTTTCCCAATTGCATCACAATTAATTAATCGTGCCATGCAAACAATTTTACCGTTACTTCAATATAACGATAAGTTGCGTCATCAACTTTTTCAGATTGATTATTTTTCCACGTTGAGCGGCCAGTTATTAATAACACTCTTATATCATAAAAAATTAGATGACCAATGGATAATAGAAGCTGAGCGTTTAAAACAACAATTAGCGGAGCGGGGTATTATTGCCAATTTGGTTGGTCGAGCTAGTAATCAAAAAATTGCTGTAAATGTTGATTATGTCGATGAGACTTTACCCATATTTGATAATAACTTTAGTTATCGACAAGTGGAAAACAGTTTTACCCAACCTAATGCGGCTATCAACATTAAAATGTTGGAGTGGGCAATATCGGTTACTAAAGATTCTAAAGGTGATCTTCTCGAATTTTATTGTGGTAACGGTAATTTTTCGATTGCATTAGCACAAAATTTTAGGAAGGTGTTGGCAACTGAAATCGCAAAAGCATCGGTTTATTCTGCACAACATAATATTAAAGTAAATAATATTGATAACTTAATTATTGCCAGATTATCGGCCGAAGAATTTACCAGTGCAATTAAAAAAGAACGACAATTTAATCGATTGCAGGGTATTAATTTAGATGATTATCAATGTCAAACCGTATTAGTCGATCCTCCACGAGCAGGATTAGACGATAATACGCTTGAGATTATCCAAAGTTATCAAAGAATTATTTATATTTCTTGTAATCCTAATACGTTGAAAAATAATTTAGAACAACTTACTAAAACGCATCAAATTGAACATTTTGCGATGTTCGATCAATTTCCTTATACCGATCATATTGAAACCGGTATTGTTCTTCGTAAAAACTAA
- the srmB gene encoding ATP-dependent RNA helicase SrmB, producing MTTQTFSDLQLDDILIDNLQTQNINTPTVIQAQTIPVALDGKDVLGSAPTGTGKTLAFLIPAVQHLLDFPRRKPGPPRILILTPTRELAIQIAEQAKLLTQSTHLSIATITGGVAYMNHAEVFSKNQDIVIATTGRLLQYIKEENFDCRAVEMLILDEADRMLDMGFAQDVETISAETRWRKQTLLFSATLEGDGLHSFANRILEQPVEINADPSRKERKKILQFYYRADDFTHKVALLTHLLKQEEVKKTIVFVRKRERVHELVTLLHQAGIQSCYLEGEMVQAKRNEAIKRISNDTVNVLVATDVAARGIDIDDISHVINFDAPKTADVYLHRIGRTARAGKKGTAIMLVEAHDNELLLKIERYIREPIKLRTIDELRPKTKAPKPVTKKKPSQKAKQKSVAKKQEDTKKKKVKQRHRDTKNKGKPKKTIIKTE from the coding sequence ATGACTACACAAACTTTTTCCGATTTACAGTTAGATGATATCCTAATTGACAATCTACAAACACAAAATATTAATACACCAACGGTAATCCAAGCACAAACTATACCAGTAGCATTAGACGGTAAGGATGTTTTAGGATCGGCTCCAACAGGAACCGGTAAAACCTTAGCTTTTTTGATTCCAGCGGTACAACATTTACTTGATTTTCCTCGTCGAAAACCAGGACCACCACGAATTTTGATACTAACCCCTACTCGAGAACTCGCAATCCAAATAGCTGAGCAAGCAAAATTGCTTACGCAATCAACTCACCTAAGTATCGCCACCATTACTGGTGGAGTTGCTTATATGAACCATGCTGAAGTGTTTAGTAAAAATCAAGATATTGTCATAGCCACTACGGGTCGATTATTACAGTATATTAAAGAAGAAAACTTCGATTGTCGTGCGGTTGAAATGTTAATATTGGATGAAGCAGATCGCATGTTAGATATGGGATTTGCTCAGGATGTAGAAACTATCTCTGCAGAAACTCGTTGGCGCAAACAGACGTTACTATTTTCAGCTACACTTGAAGGTGATGGATTACATAGCTTTGCTAATCGTATTCTTGAACAACCCGTCGAAATCAATGCCGACCCTTCACGAAAAGAACGAAAAAAGATTTTGCAATTTTATTATCGCGCTGATGATTTTACCCATAAAGTTGCATTATTAACGCATTTATTGAAACAAGAAGAAGTGAAAAAAACGATTGTCTTTGTTCGTAAACGGGAAAGAGTACATGAATTAGTAACATTACTTCATCAAGCAGGTATTCAAAGTTGTTATCTAGAAGGCGAAATGGTTCAAGCCAAACGTAATGAAGCAATCAAAAGAATTAGTAATGACACCGTAAATGTGTTGGTTGCAACAGATGTTGCCGCTAGAGGAATAGATATTGACGATATAAGCCATGTTATCAATTTCGATGCGCCTAAAACCGCTGATGTTTACTTACATCGCATTGGTCGTACTGCTCGTGCTGGAAAAAAAGGTACCGCAATAATGTTAGTTGAAGCTCACGATAATGAGTTATTACTAAAAATTGAACGTTATATACGTGAACCGATTAAATTAAGAACCATTGATGAATTGCGACCAAAAACTAAAGCACCTAAACCTGTGACCAAAAAGAAACCGTCACAAAAAGCTAAACAAAAAAGTGTAGCTAAAAAGCAAGAAGATACGAAAAAGAAAAAGGTAAAACAGCGTCATCGAGATACTAAAAACAAAGGTAAACCAAAGAAAACGATAATTAAAACCGAATAA